The following proteins are encoded in a genomic region of Bosea beijingensis:
- the cysS gene encoding cysteine--tRNA ligase: MSPTLRLYNTLTRTKQDFAPIDPSNVRMYVCGPTVYDYAHIGNARPVIVFDVLYRLLRHIYGADHVTYARNLTDVDDKINARAARDYPGLPLNEAIAKVTQTTTAQFHADIDALGTLRPTTEPRATEHIEEMKAIIERLIARGVAYVAEEHVLFHVPAVAHLAKAPKYGTLARRSLDEMLAGARVDVAPYKRDAMDFVLWKPSRDGIDPGWPSPAGIATPGRPGWHIECSAMSMAKLLTPFGGGLACDDPEKNVFDIHGGGIDLVFPHHENEITQSCCAFGGAEGQPLMANIWMHNGFLQVEGEKMSKSLGNFVTINELLETDVFGGRKWPGEVLRLAMLKTHYRQPIDWTVKALEEAEKTLQDWAEAAQGATASKPSAELLDALADDLNTARVLAELHALRKAGDLPALLAGLELLGIDLPEVASPAVVAPEVERLIAARLAARRAKNFAESDRLRDELAAMGIALKDGKDLATGEPTTSWEVKR, encoded by the coding sequence ATGTCGCCGACCCTGAGGCTCTACAACACGCTGACGCGGACGAAGCAGGACTTCGCGCCGATCGATCCGTCGAATGTCCGCATGTATGTCTGCGGCCCGACGGTCTACGACTACGCCCATATCGGCAATGCCCGCCCGGTCATCGTCTTCGACGTGCTCTACCGGCTGCTGCGCCATATCTATGGCGCGGATCACGTCACCTATGCCCGCAACCTCACGGATGTCGACGACAAGATCAATGCCCGTGCGGCGCGTGACTATCCCGGCCTGCCTCTGAATGAGGCGATCGCCAAGGTCACGCAGACCACGACGGCGCAGTTCCATGCCGATATCGACGCGCTCGGCACTTTGCGCCCGACGACGGAACCGCGCGCCACCGAGCATATCGAGGAGATGAAGGCGATCATCGAGCGCCTGATCGCGCGCGGCGTCGCCTATGTCGCCGAGGAGCATGTGCTCTTCCATGTCCCGGCCGTCGCCCATCTCGCCAAGGCGCCGAAATACGGCACGCTCGCCCGCCGCTCGCTCGACGAGATGCTGGCTGGCGCCCGCGTCGATGTCGCGCCCTACAAGCGCGACGCGATGGATTTCGTGCTCTGGAAGCCGAGCCGCGACGGCATCGACCCCGGCTGGCCGTCCCCGGCCGGCATTGCCACGCCCGGCCGCCCCGGCTGGCATATCGAATGCTCGGCCATGTCGATGGCGAAGCTGCTGACCCCGTTCGGCGGCGGGCTCGCCTGCGACGATCCCGAGAAGAACGTCTTCGACATCCATGGCGGCGGCATCGATCTCGTCTTCCCGCACCACGAGAACGAGATCACCCAGTCCTGCTGCGCCTTTGGCGGGGCGGAAGGGCAGCCGCTCATGGCCAATATCTGGATGCATAACGGCTTCCTGCAGGTCGAAGGCGAGAAGATGTCGAAATCGCTCGGCAACTTCGTCACGATCAACGAACTGCTGGAGACGGATGTTTTCGGCGGCCGCAAATGGCCGGGCGAGGTGCTGCGCCTCGCGATGCTCAAGACGCATTACCGCCAGCCGATCGACTGGACGGTGAAGGCGCTGGAGGAGGCGGAGAAGACGCTGCAGGACTGGGCCGAAGCGGCGCAGGGCGCCACGGCGTCCAAGCCTTCGGCCGAATTGCTCGACGCACTGGCGGACGATCTCAATACCGCACGGGTGCTGGCCGAGTTGCATGCCTTGCGCAAGGCGGGTGACCTGCCGGCGCTGCTGGCCGGCCTCGAGTTGCTGGGCATCGACCTGCCGGAGGTGGCGTCGCCGGCTGTGGTCGCCCCCGAGGTGGAACGTCTGATCGCCGCCCGCCTCGCCGCCCGCCGTGCGAAGAATTTCGCGGAGTCCGATCGTCTTCGCGACGAGCTCGCCGCGATGGGCATCGCGCTCAAGGACGGCAAGGACCTCGCCACCGGCGAGCCGACGACCAGCTGGGAGGTGAAGCGATGA
- a CDS encoding CreA family protein, whose product MLLRRWVLAALALTLSGMTLSPATAQEDLIFRKSTVWKMLTPNDKLAVYGVDDPIVEGVACHYTVPEKGGVSGMFGVAEEVSEVSLACRQIGPIKFKEKAEQGDVVFRERRSLIWKKMQIVRGCDAKRNVLVYLVYTDKLIDGSPQNSTSTVPIMPWGASGEPPKCAEWIR is encoded by the coding sequence ATGCTGCTTCGTCGTTGGGTCCTGGCCGCTTTGGCCCTCACCCTGTCGGGAATGACGCTGTCGCCGGCCACGGCGCAGGAAGATTTGATCTTCAGGAAATCGACCGTCTGGAAGATGCTGACGCCGAACGACAAGCTCGCCGTCTACGGCGTCGACGATCCCATCGTCGAAGGTGTCGCCTGCCATTACACCGTGCCCGAGAAAGGCGGCGTTTCCGGCATGTTCGGCGTGGCCGAGGAGGTATCGGAGGTCTCGCTGGCCTGCCGCCAGATCGGCCCGATCAAGTTCAAGGAGAAGGCGGAGCAGGGCGATGTCGTCTTCCGCGAGCGCCGTTCGCTGATCTGGAAGAAGATGCAGATCGTGCGCGGCTGCGATGCCAAGCGCAACGTGCTGGTCTATCTCGTCTATACCGACAAGCTGATCGACGGTTCGCCGCAGAACTCGACCTCGACCGTGCCGATCATGCCCTGGGGCGCGTCGGGCGAGCCGCCGAAATGTGCGGAATGGATTCGCTGA
- a CDS encoding GNAT family N-acetyltransferase produces MLPELESDRLLLRPRTLGDIDAIAAMNADPLVMKHIAAVGDPAMSRDAVTARSFSHIGRGLGYWSVFAKAEPAVFLGYVGLIPDGDAAEDVQLSYRFTVASWGRGYAREAAARLLRHGFETLALTSVAVTTHPLNPASLRLAERLGFTPAPADPDILIGHPAVIATRFRLAAETWRNLNPPTA; encoded by the coding sequence ATGCTGCCGGAACTGGAAAGCGACAGATTACTGCTGCGCCCGCGGACGCTCGGCGATATCGACGCCATCGCGGCGATGAACGCCGATCCGCTGGTGATGAAACATATCGCCGCGGTGGGCGACCCCGCGATGAGCCGCGACGCCGTCACGGCCCGCAGCTTCAGCCATATCGGCCGTGGCCTGGGCTATTGGTCGGTTTTCGCAAAGGCAGAGCCGGCCGTGTTCCTCGGCTATGTCGGGCTCATTCCGGACGGCGATGCGGCCGAGGACGTCCAGTTGAGCTATCGCTTCACCGTCGCGAGCTGGGGCCGTGGTTATGCGCGGGAGGCCGCAGCACGCCTGCTGCGGCACGGCTTCGAGACGCTGGCGCTGACAAGCGTCGCCGTAACCACGCACCCGCTCAATCCGGCGTCGCTGCGTCTGGCCGAACGGCTCGGCTTCACGCCCGCGCCGGCCGATCCGGATATCCTGATCGGCCATCCCGCCGTGATCGCCACACGCTTCCGTCTTGCCGCCGAGACGTGGCGCAACCTCAACCCGCCAACGGCTTGA
- a CDS encoding fumarylacetoacetate hydrolase family protein: MKLASLAHGRDGRLVVVSRDLTRATDAFPVVPTLQAALDDWGRHAPRLADLAEGLEHGSVPSFRFHEHDCAAPLPRAYQWLDGSAYVNHVDLVRKARGATMPESFWTDPLMYQGGSDASLGPRQAVQARSEEDGIDFEAEIAVVTGDVPMGATREEALQAIRLVMLVNDVSLRNRIPSELAKGFGFVQSKPSSAYSPAAVTPDELGNAWRDGRLHLPLLAQVNGTLFGKPDAGTDMTFDFGTLIAHAAATRRLSAGTVIGAGTVSNRDADGGPGRPVAEGGRGYACIAEQRMVETIRSGEAKTPFLRFGDTVRIEMKDAGGHSIFGAIEQEILPQG, translated from the coding sequence ATGAAGCTTGCCTCGCTCGCGCATGGCCGTGACGGCCGCCTCGTCGTCGTCTCCAGGGATCTGACCCGCGCCACCGATGCCTTTCCGGTCGTACCGACGCTGCAGGCGGCGCTCGACGACTGGGGGCGCCACGCCCCGCGCCTCGCCGATCTGGCCGAGGGGCTGGAGCACGGTTCCGTCCCGTCCTTCCGCTTCCACGAGCATGACTGCGCCGCGCCACTGCCGCGCGCCTATCAGTGGCTCGACGGTTCGGCCTATGTGAACCATGTCGACCTCGTCCGGAAGGCGCGCGGGGCGACCATGCCGGAGAGCTTCTGGACCGATCCGCTAATGTACCAGGGCGGCAGCGACGCCTCGCTCGGCCCGCGCCAGGCCGTGCAGGCCCGCAGCGAGGAGGACGGGATCGATTTCGAGGCGGAGATCGCGGTCGTGACCGGCGACGTGCCGATGGGTGCGACGCGGGAGGAGGCGCTTCAGGCCATCCGCCTCGTCATGCTCGTCAACGACGTGAGCTTGCGGAATCGGATTCCCAGCGAATTGGCGAAAGGCTTTGGATTCGTTCAATCAAAGCCGTCCTCGGCCTACTCCCCGGCGGCGGTGACGCCGGACGAACTTGGCAATGCCTGGCGCGACGGCCGCCTGCACCTGCCGCTGCTGGCCCAGGTCAACGGCACGCTCTTCGGCAAGCCCGATGCCGGCACCGACATGACCTTCGATTTCGGCACGCTGATCGCCCATGCAGCGGCGACCCGTAGGCTCTCTGCGGGGACGGTGATCGGTGCCGGCACGGTCTCGAATCGCGACGCCGATGGCGGGCCCGGCCGGCCGGTGGCGGAGGGCGGGCGGGGCTATGCCTGCATCGCCGAGCAGCGCATGGTCGAAACGATCCGGAGCGGCGAGGCGAAGACGCCCTTCCTGCGTTTCGGCGATACCGTCCGCATCGAGATGAAGGATGCCGGCGGGCATTCGATCTTCGGAGCGATCGAGCAGGAGATCCTGCCCCAGGGCTGA
- a CDS encoding TRAP transporter substrate-binding protein — translation MERRSFLKSGALAAAATTVAMPAIAQSQPEVKWRLTSSFPKSLDTIFGTAQQFSKLVSEATDGKFEIQVFAPGEIVPGLQALDAVSSGTVECAHSPTYFYIGKDPTLGLGTGIPFGLNARQQHSWWYFGGGEQIVNGVLDRFNAYSIPCGNSGCQMGGFFRNELKSIDDLKGLKFRIGGMGGAVLAKLGVVPTQIAPGDVYPALERGAIDAAEFVGPYDDEKLGFIRVAKYYYYPGWWEGGAMLHLIIGKEAWNKLPKHYQAIVQNACEAANNWMLAKYDFVNPGGLRRLVAQGAQLRGFPLPVMEAALKAAEEYYAETSAKSPDFKKGYDSMVAFRGENLLWWQIAELSYDSFMNRLKAR, via the coding sequence ATGGAACGTCGCAGCTTTTTGAAATCGGGGGCATTGGCCGCCGCCGCGACGACCGTCGCGATGCCGGCGATCGCGCAGTCGCAGCCCGAGGTGAAATGGCGGCTGACATCGAGCTTCCCGAAGTCGCTCGACACGATCTTCGGCACGGCCCAGCAGTTCTCGAAGCTCGTCTCCGAGGCGACGGACGGCAAGTTCGAGATCCAGGTCTTCGCGCCCGGCGAGATCGTGCCCGGTCTGCAGGCGCTCGACGCGGTTTCCTCCGGCACCGTCGAGTGCGCGCACTCGCCGACCTATTTCTATATCGGCAAGGACCCGACGCTGGGTCTCGGCACCGGCATCCCGTTCGGGCTCAATGCCCGCCAGCAGCATAGCTGGTGGTATTTCGGCGGCGGCGAGCAGATCGTGAACGGCGTGCTCGACCGCTTCAACGCCTATTCGATCCCCTGCGGCAATTCCGGCTGCCAGATGGGTGGCTTCTTCCGCAACGAGTTGAAGAGCATCGACGACCTCAAGGGCCTGAAGTTCCGCATCGGCGGCATGGGCGGCGCGGTTCTCGCCAAGCTCGGCGTGGTGCCGACGCAGATCGCGCCCGGCGACGTCTATCCGGCGCTGGAGCGCGGCGCGATCGACGCGGCCGAGTTTGTCGGCCCCTACGACGACGAGAAGCTCGGCTTCATCCGCGTCGCCAAGTACTACTACTATCCCGGCTGGTGGGAGGGCGGCGCGATGCTGCACCTGATCATCGGCAAGGAGGCATGGAACAAGCTGCCGAAGCATTACCAGGCGATCGTCCAGAACGCCTGCGAGGCGGCCAATAACTGGATGCTGGCGAAGTACGACTTCGTGAACCCCGGCGGCCTGCGCCGTCTCGTGGCACAGGGCGCGCAGTTGCGCGGCTTCCCGCTGCCGGTGATGGAAGCGGCGCTGAAGGCGGCCGAGGAGTATTACGCCGAGACCAGCGCCAAGAGCCCGGACTTCAAGAAGGGCTACGATTCGATGGTCGCGTTCCGTGGCGAGAACCTGCTCTGGTGGCAGATCGCGGAACTGTCCTACGATTCGTTCATGAACCGGCTGAAGGCGCGCTGA
- a CDS encoding MarR family winged helix-turn-helix transcriptional regulator: MTKKPAADAEDQALHLERFLPYRLNVVGTLGGRALGRIYGERFGIGIPEWRVVAQLGEFGKLTSRDIGELAQMHKTKVSRAVGELEKRGLVSRAENRQDRRESFVALTPAGKRIYDQIVPLALGFEARWIEGIAPDELKVFERVLSTLTERGRHLAGNYREEDGA, translated from the coding sequence ATGACGAAGAAGCCCGCCGCCGATGCGGAAGATCAAGCGCTCCATCTGGAGCGCTTCCTGCCCTACCGCCTGAATGTTGTCGGCACGCTAGGCGGCCGGGCGCTGGGACGCATCTATGGCGAGCGCTTCGGCATCGGCATCCCGGAATGGCGGGTGGTGGCGCAGCTCGGCGAATTCGGCAAGCTGACCTCGCGCGACATCGGCGAGCTCGCCCAGATGCACAAGACCAAGGTCTCGCGCGCCGTCGGCGAGTTGGAGAAGCGCGGCCTCGTCTCCCGCGCCGAGAACCGGCAGGACCGGCGCGAATCCTTTGTCGCGCTGACGCCGGCGGGCAAGCGGATCTACGACCAGATCGTGCCGCTGGCGCTCGGCTTCGAGGCGCGCTGGATCGAGGGCATAGCCCCCGACGAGCTCAAGGTGTTCGAGCGCGTGCTCTCGACCCTGACCGAGCGCGGCCGGCACCTTGCGGGGAATTATCGCGAGGAAGACGGGGCCTGA
- a CDS encoding phosphoribosylaminoimidazolesuccinocarboxamide synthase, whose protein sequence is MSDYLPLHEAVIPELPNYYRGKVRENYDLPDNRRILISTDRLSAFDRAIASIPLKGQVLTQTARYWFEQTADICPNHVLEYPDPNVVVGRRLEILPVEMVVRGYLAGTTGTSILTMYKQGRREMYGMTLPEGLRDNEALPQAIITPTSKAFDGGHDEPLSAEQIVGEGLLTQKQWDEVSAYALALFARGQKLARERGLILADTKYEFGTDAEGRIVLADEIHTPDSSRYWFAESYPARFAAGGKPESFDKDFVRNWVVARCDPYTQDLPPIPQELIDQTSSVYVRAYEAITGTAFAYPPKGEDPAERIRRNLAQYF, encoded by the coding sequence ATGTCCGACTATCTGCCTCTTCACGAAGCCGTCATCCCCGAGCTGCCGAACTATTATCGCGGCAAGGTCCGCGAGAATTATGACCTGCCCGACAACCGTCGCATCCTGATCTCGACCGACCGGCTCTCGGCCTTCGACCGGGCGATCGCCTCGATTCCGCTGAAGGGCCAGGTGCTGACGCAGACCGCGCGCTACTGGTTCGAGCAGACCGCAGATATCTGCCCCAACCATGTCCTGGAATATCCCGATCCGAATGTCGTCGTCGGCCGGCGGCTGGAGATCCTGCCCGTCGAGATGGTGGTGCGCGGCTATCTCGCCGGCACGACCGGGACCTCGATCCTGACGATGTACAAGCAGGGCCGGCGCGAGATGTACGGCATGACCCTGCCGGAGGGCTTGCGCGACAACGAGGCGCTGCCGCAGGCGATCATCACCCCGACCAGCAAGGCCTTCGACGGAGGCCATGACGAGCCGCTCTCGGCCGAGCAGATCGTAGGCGAGGGGCTCCTGACGCAGAAGCAGTGGGACGAGGTCTCGGCTTATGCGCTGGCGCTCTTCGCCCGCGGCCAGAAGCTCGCCCGCGAGCGCGGCCTGATCCTCGCCGACACCAAGTACGAGTTCGGCACCGATGCCGAGGGCCGCATCGTGCTGGCCGACGAGATCCATACGCCGGATTCGAGCCGCTACTGGTTCGCCGAAAGCTATCCGGCGCGCTTCGCCGCCGGCGGCAAGCCTGAATCCTTCGACAAGGATTTCGTGCGCAACTGGGTCGTGGCGCGCTGCGACCCCTATACGCAGGACCTGCCGCCGATCCCACAGGAACTGATCGACCAGACCTCTTCGGTCTATGTCCGCGCCTATGAGGCGATCACCGGCACCGCTTTCGCCTATCCGCCGAAGGGCGAGGACCCGGCTGAGCGCATCCGGCGCAATCTCGCCCAGTATTTCTGA
- a CDS encoding DUF2865 domain-containing protein, with the protein MTRRFGMALLMLAALGGTAVAQSASCNAWRAELESLQGRSGGDPRAGQAARRVGAQLAQLSNQYRSMGCDRGFSFFDSPPPQCNFIRQQLGQLQNQYGQLQSQAEGGGIEQRRAQLAAAINNNCRAQPRGFFDTIFGRDPGPGEIDSTLPELDPEQPTEPAKPRLGGPQTVCVRTCDGYFFPLSNNTGNGDEMCQALCPGTETLAYGMSAGGDIQNAASRASGQPYSSLPNAGKYARSFDAACTCRGQGQSWSAALKDAEYLLDKRKGDVIVSEQRAAELSRPKADPKRKGAAATQPAAAPVPTVPDEKPMPSEDSPTAGTESAGVGPDIVGEKVLDKKDGLKSESQSITGERRAVRIVAPNLAPNLNPQAARP; encoded by the coding sequence TTGACCAGACGCTTCGGCATGGCCCTTCTGATGCTGGCGGCCCTCGGTGGCACCGCCGTGGCGCAGTCGGCGTCCTGCAATGCCTGGCGCGCCGAGCTGGAAAGCCTGCAGGGCCGCAGTGGCGGCGATCCGCGCGCGGGGCAGGCCGCACGGCGCGTCGGCGCCCAGCTTGCGCAACTGAGCAACCAATATCGCTCCATGGGTTGCGACCGCGGCTTCAGCTTCTTCGATTCGCCGCCGCCGCAATGCAATTTCATCCGCCAGCAGCTCGGCCAACTGCAGAACCAGTACGGCCAGTTGCAGAGCCAGGCAGAGGGCGGCGGCATCGAACAGCGCCGTGCCCAGCTCGCGGCGGCGATCAACAACAATTGCCGGGCGCAGCCGCGCGGCTTCTTCGATACGATCTTCGGGCGCGATCCCGGCCCCGGCGAGATCGATTCGACCCTGCCGGAGCTCGATCCCGAGCAGCCGACCGAACCGGCGAAGCCGCGCCTCGGCGGTCCGCAGACCGTCTGCGTGCGCACCTGCGACGGCTATTTCTTCCCGCTCTCGAACAACACCGGCAATGGCGACGAGATGTGCCAGGCGCTGTGCCCGGGCACCGAAACGCTGGCCTATGGCATGAGTGCCGGCGGCGATATCCAGAACGCCGCCTCGCGTGCAAGCGGGCAACCCTATTCCTCGCTCCCCAATGCCGGGAAATATGCACGCAGCTTCGACGCCGCCTGCACCTGCCGCGGCCAGGGGCAGAGCTGGTCGGCCGCCCTCAAGGACGCCGAGTACCTGCTCGACAAGCGCAAGGGCGATGTCATCGTCAGCGAGCAGCGCGCGGCCGAATTGTCGCGCCCGAAGGCCGACCCCAAGCGCAAGGGCGCTGCTGCGACCCAGCCTGCGGCGGCGCCTGTTCCGACAGTTCCCGACGAGAAGCCGATGCCATCCGAGGATTCGCCGACGGCGGGCACCGAGTCGGCCGGCGTCGGTCCCGACATCGTCGGCGAGAAGGTGCTCGACAAGAAGGACGGGCTGAAGAGCGAATCGCAGAGCATCACCGGCGAGCGCCGGGCAGTTCGGATCGTCGCGCCCAACCTTGCGCCCAATCTGAATCCGCAGGCCGCGCGGCCCTGA
- a CDS encoding MFS transporter codes for MSDTTATAPHHPIQFDDARRRLKAIFIGSVGNLVEWYDFYAYTAFALYFAPAFFPSHDPVVQQLNAATLFAAGFIVRPIGGWLFGHLADRYGRRLSLTVSVVMMCFGSLIIAVTPTYATIGFAAPALLALARIIEGLSLGGEYGASATYLSEIADPEHRGFYSSFQYVTLIGGQLTAILVLLLLQNVFLTHEQLVDWGWRIPFVIGAMLAVTAMLMRRHMHETESFEAAKATMKKESSLKGLLKYPREVAIVVGLTAGGTAAFYTFTTYMQTFVRQTVGLSDMTTTYVIAGSLIFAAVLQPIYGMISDRIGRKPMLIFFGLAGSLLTVPILTALADTKSAFTAFLLICGAWIFTAGYTSINAVVKAELFPTAIRATGVAVPYAVTVSIFGGTAPAIALFFKQQGHEQWFYYYLAGVIFLSFLVYATMRDTKHASAMERHE; via the coding sequence ATGTCCGACACGACCGCGACAGCTCCCCACCATCCCATCCAGTTCGACGATGCCAGGCGCCGCCTGAAGGCGATTTTCATCGGCTCGGTCGGCAATCTCGTCGAATGGTACGACTTCTACGCCTACACGGCCTTCGCTCTCTATTTCGCGCCGGCCTTCTTCCCCTCGCATGATCCGGTTGTGCAGCAGCTCAATGCCGCGACTTTGTTCGCGGCAGGCTTCATCGTGCGGCCGATCGGCGGCTGGCTCTTCGGCCATCTCGCCGACCGCTACGGGCGAAGGCTGTCGCTGACCGTCTCGGTCGTGATGATGTGCTTCGGCTCATTGATCATCGCGGTGACGCCGACCTATGCGACGATCGGCTTCGCGGCGCCAGCCCTGCTGGCACTGGCGCGCATCATCGAGGGCCTGAGCCTCGGCGGCGAATACGGGGCGAGCGCGACCTATCTCTCGGAGATCGCCGATCCCGAGCATCGCGGCTTCTATTCGAGCTTCCAGTACGTGACGCTGATCGGCGGGCAGCTCACCGCCATCCTGGTGCTGCTCCTGCTCCAGAACGTCTTTCTGACGCATGAGCAACTCGTCGACTGGGGCTGGCGCATCCCCTTCGTCATCGGCGCGATGCTCGCCGTCACGGCCATGCTGATGCGCCGGCACATGCACGAGACCGAGTCCTTCGAGGCCGCCAAGGCGACGATGAAGAAGGAAAGCTCGCTGAAAGGCCTGCTGAAATATCCGCGCGAGGTCGCGATCGTGGTCGGTCTCACAGCCGGCGGCACCGCGGCCTTCTACACCTTCACCACCTATATGCAGACCTTCGTCCGGCAGACGGTCGGCCTTTCCGACATGACGACGACCTATGTGATCGCGGGTTCGCTGATCTTCGCGGCCGTGCTGCAGCCGATCTACGGCATGATCTCGGACAGGATCGGCCGCAAGCCGATGCTGATCTTCTTCGGGCTCGCGGGCTCGCTACTCACCGTGCCGATCCTGACGGCGCTCGCCGACACCAAATCGGCCTTCACCGCCTTCCTGCTGATCTGCGGCGCCTGGATCTTCACCGCCGGCTACACCTCGATCAACGCCGTGGTGAAGGCGGAGCTGTTCCCGACCGCGATCCGCGCCACCGGCGTTGCCGTGCCCTATGCCGTGACCGTCTCGATCTTCGGCGGCACGGCGCCGGCCATCGCGCTGTTCTTCAAGCAGCAGGGCCACGAGCAGTGGTTCTACTACTACCTCGCCGGCGTCATCTTCCTGTCGTTCCTGGTCTATGCGACCATGCGCGATACCAAGCACGCCTCGGCGATGGAGCGGCACGAGTGA
- the gltX gene encoding glutamate--tRNA ligase has protein sequence MTSPLVRFAPSPTGYLHIGNARPALFNWLFARRHSGRFLLRYDDTDIARSKAEYADAIAEDLGWLGIVPDQVIKQSERLAIYDAAADKLRGAGRLYACYETADELDRRRKRQLARGLPPIYDRAALKLTDEQKAAFAAEGRKPHWRFLLEAREVAWDDLVRGASHVDCASLSDPVLVREDGSYLYTLPSVVDDIETGVTHVIRGEDHVTNTAVQAQIFEALGASLPAFGHHNLLTTASGEGLSKRLGHLSLRGLRETGVEALAVAALATLVGTSDAVRPVASLDELAGLVELAHVSRAPAKFDEHELEALSARTLHQLPLAAVAARLAALGVAADEAFWQAVRGNLAKLDEAAQWWRVVKGPLEPVIADQGFAAAAAGLLPAEPFDATTWKSWTQAVSAATGAKGKALFMPLRQALTGLDHGPELAALLPLIGRAKALKRLAGETS, from the coding sequence ATGACCTCGCCTCTGGTTCGCTTCGCGCCGTCGCCCACCGGCTATCTCCATATCGGCAACGCCCGGCCGGCGCTGTTCAACTGGCTGTTCGCCCGCCGGCACAGCGGCCGCTTCCTGTTGCGCTACGACGATACCGACATCGCCCGCTCGAAGGCGGAATATGCCGATGCCATCGCCGAGGACCTTGGCTGGCTCGGCATCGTGCCCGATCAGGTGATCAAGCAGTCCGAACGGTTGGCGATCTATGACGCCGCTGCCGACAAGCTGCGTGGGGCAGGGCGGCTCTATGCCTGCTACGAGACGGCTGACGAGCTTGACCGCCGCCGCAAGCGCCAGCTCGCCCGCGGCCTGCCGCCGATCTACGACCGCGCCGCGCTGAAGCTCACCGACGAGCAGAAGGCGGCTTTCGCTGCCGAGGGGCGCAAGCCCCATTGGCGCTTCCTGCTGGAGGCGCGCGAGGTCGCCTGGGACGATCTGGTGCGCGGCGCCTCTCATGTCGATTGCGCCTCGCTCTCGGACCCGGTGCTGGTCCGCGAGGACGGCAGCTATCTCTACACGCTCCCCTCCGTCGTCGACGATATCGAGACGGGCGTGACCCATGTCATCCGCGGCGAGGACCATGTCACCAACACGGCGGTCCAGGCCCAGATCTTCGAGGCGCTCGGTGCGAGCCTGCCGGCTTTCGGCCATCATAACCTGCTGACCACTGCGAGCGGCGAGGGGTTGTCCAAGCGCCTCGGCCATCTCTCTTTGCGCGGCCTGCGCGAGACCGGCGTCGAGGCGTTGGCCGTGGCGGCGCTGGCCACGCTGGTCGGCACCTCCGATGCCGTGCGCCCGGTCGCAAGTCTCGACGAGCTTGCCGGGCTGGTTGAGCTCGCCCATGTCTCGCGCGCTCCGGCCAAGTTCGACGAGCACGAGCTGGAGGCGCTGAGCGCGCGCACGCTGCACCAGTTGCCGCTTGCTGCGGTGGCCGCCCGGCTGGCGGCGCTCGGCGTCGCTGCCGACGAGGCGTTCTGGCAGGCCGTGCGCGGCAATCTCGCGAAGCTCGACGAGGCGGCCCAGTGGTGGCGCGTGGTGAAAGGGCCGCTTGAGCCCGTGATCGCCGACCAGGGATTCGCTGCCGCAGCGGCCGGACTGCTGCCGGCGGAACCTTTCGACGCGACGACCTGGAAGAGCTGGACGCAAGCCGTCTCGGCTGCGACGGGGGCCAAGGGCAAGGCACTGTTCATGCCGCTGCGCCAGGCCCTGACCGGGCTCGACCACGGGCCGGAACTCGCGGCCCTATTGCCGCTGATCGGGCGGGCCAAGGCGCTGAAGCGGCTGGCTGGCGAAACGAGCTGA